In one Solanum dulcamara chromosome 1, daSolDulc1.2, whole genome shotgun sequence genomic region, the following are encoded:
- the LOC129871317 gene encoding protein IQ-DOMAIN 3-like isoform X2, which produces MGKKGNWFSAVKKALGSGNKKKDKKRHKSEKWSGKQQSDELDSSNAETALVTPAPPTPPVEQMKLMEAENEQNKHAYSVAIATAVAAEAAVAAAQAAAEVVRLTAAACNSGKSKEEIAAIRIQTAFRGYLARRALKALRGLVRLKTMIQGQSVKRQATSTLRCMQTLARVQSQVRARRIRMSEENQTLQRQLQQKHEKEQEKMKASSSGDDWNDSIRSKEQVDANLQMKQEAATRRERALAYAYTHQPTRRNPSKSTNQTFMDPNNPHWGWSWLERWMAARPWEDKCAIDKEPNSDEVAAESPASHHTGVAAITHCDFHLDNRPSPTAHKQSCPPSHQSPSTPRSKTGRIRPASPRVSNVDDDSRSMKSVQSERCRRHSIAGSSIRDDESLASSPSVPSYMAATESARARSRLPSPLGFEKTGTPEKGSVGSTKKRLSFSASPGGVPRRHSGPPKVEI; this is translated from the exons ATGGGGAAGAAAGGAAACTGGTTTTCAGCAGTTAAAAAGGCCCTTGGTTCGGGTAACAAAAAGAAAGACAAG AAAAGACACAAATCTGAAAAATGGTCGGGAAAGCAACAGAGCGACGAATTGGATTCTTCAAATGCAGAAACTGCATTAGTGACTCCTGCACCCCCTACTCCTCCTGTAGAGCAGATGAAATTGATGGAAGCTGAGAATGAGCAGAATAAGCACGCCTATTCAGTAGCTATTGCCACTGCTGTTGCTGCAGAAGCAGCAGTTGCTGCTGCTCAAGCTGCTGCTGAGGTCGTTCGCCTCACAGCTGCAGCCTGTAACTCGGGTAAATCAAAGGAAGAGATTGCAGCTATAAGAATTCAAACAGCTTTTCGAGGATACTTG GCTAGGAGAGCATTGAAGGCCTTGAGAGGATTAGTGAGGTTGAAGACAATGATTCAAGGGCAATCTGTCAAGAGACAAGCCACATCCACCTTAAGGTGCATGCAGACTCTAGCTCGTGTTCAATCTCAGGTTCGTGCCAGAAGAATTAGGATGTCAGAGGAGAATCAGACACTCCAGAGACAGCTCCAACAGAAGCATGAGAAAGAGCAGGAGAAGATGAAAGCATCTTCT TCTGGAGATGATTGGAATGACAGTATACGGTCCAAGGAACAAGTTGATGCAAACCTTCAGATGAAGCAGGAAGCTGCCACGAGAAGGGAAAGGGCTTTGGCTTATGCATACACACATCAG CCAACACGGAGGAATCCTTCAAAATCTACAAATCAAACATTCATGGACCCAAATAACCCCCACTGGGGCTGGAGCTGGTTGGAAAGATGGATGGCGGCACGGCCATGGGAAGATAAATGTGCAATAGATAAAGAACCTAACAGTGACGAAGTCGCTGCAGAAAGCCCAGCAAGCCATCACACTGGTGTGGCTGCTATCACTCATTGTGATTTCCACCTTGATAATAGGCCCTCTCCAACCGCTCATAAGCAAAGCTGCCCTCCTAGCCACCAATCACCATCAACACCAAGATCAAAGACCGGAAGAATAAGGCCAGCAAGCCCCAGGGTAAGTAATGTGGATGACGACTCTAGAAGCATGAAGAGTGTACAGTCAGAACGCTGCAGGAGGCATAGTATTGCTGGTTCATCTATTAGAGATGATGAAAGCCTGGCAAGTTCCCCATCTGTTCCAAGTTACATGGCAGCAACAGAATCAGCACGAGCCAGGTCCCGCTTACCAAGTCCTTTGGGTTTCGAAAAGACAGGGACACCAGAGAAGGGAAGTGTTGGTTCTACAAAGAAGAGATTGTCATTCTCAGCATCCCCTGGTGGTGTACCAAGGAGACACTCTGGTCCACCGAAGGTAGAGATATAA
- the LOC129871317 gene encoding protein IQ-DOMAIN 3-like isoform X1 translates to MGKKGNWFSAVKKALGSGNKKKDKKRHKSEKWSGKQQSDELDSSNAETALVTPAPPTPPVEQMKLMEAENEQNKHAYSVAIATAVAAEAAVAAAQAAAEVVRLTAAACNSGKSKEEIAAIRIQTAFRGYLARRALKALRGLVRLKTMIQGQSVKRQATSTLRCMQTLARVQSQVRARRIRMSEENQTLQRQLQQKHEKEQEKMKASSQSGDDWNDSIRSKEQVDANLQMKQEAATRRERALAYAYTHQPTRRNPSKSTNQTFMDPNNPHWGWSWLERWMAARPWEDKCAIDKEPNSDEVAAESPASHHTGVAAITHCDFHLDNRPSPTAHKQSCPPSHQSPSTPRSKTGRIRPASPRVSNVDDDSRSMKSVQSERCRRHSIAGSSIRDDESLASSPSVPSYMAATESARARSRLPSPLGFEKTGTPEKGSVGSTKKRLSFSASPGGVPRRHSGPPKVEI, encoded by the exons ATGGGGAAGAAAGGAAACTGGTTTTCAGCAGTTAAAAAGGCCCTTGGTTCGGGTAACAAAAAGAAAGACAAG AAAAGACACAAATCTGAAAAATGGTCGGGAAAGCAACAGAGCGACGAATTGGATTCTTCAAATGCAGAAACTGCATTAGTGACTCCTGCACCCCCTACTCCTCCTGTAGAGCAGATGAAATTGATGGAAGCTGAGAATGAGCAGAATAAGCACGCCTATTCAGTAGCTATTGCCACTGCTGTTGCTGCAGAAGCAGCAGTTGCTGCTGCTCAAGCTGCTGCTGAGGTCGTTCGCCTCACAGCTGCAGCCTGTAACTCGGGTAAATCAAAGGAAGAGATTGCAGCTATAAGAATTCAAACAGCTTTTCGAGGATACTTG GCTAGGAGAGCATTGAAGGCCTTGAGAGGATTAGTGAGGTTGAAGACAATGATTCAAGGGCAATCTGTCAAGAGACAAGCCACATCCACCTTAAGGTGCATGCAGACTCTAGCTCGTGTTCAATCTCAGGTTCGTGCCAGAAGAATTAGGATGTCAGAGGAGAATCAGACACTCCAGAGACAGCTCCAACAGAAGCATGAGAAAGAGCAGGAGAAGATGAAAGCATCTTCT CAGTCTGGAGATGATTGGAATGACAGTATACGGTCCAAGGAACAAGTTGATGCAAACCTTCAGATGAAGCAGGAAGCTGCCACGAGAAGGGAAAGGGCTTTGGCTTATGCATACACACATCAG CCAACACGGAGGAATCCTTCAAAATCTACAAATCAAACATTCATGGACCCAAATAACCCCCACTGGGGCTGGAGCTGGTTGGAAAGATGGATGGCGGCACGGCCATGGGAAGATAAATGTGCAATAGATAAAGAACCTAACAGTGACGAAGTCGCTGCAGAAAGCCCAGCAAGCCATCACACTGGTGTGGCTGCTATCACTCATTGTGATTTCCACCTTGATAATAGGCCCTCTCCAACCGCTCATAAGCAAAGCTGCCCTCCTAGCCACCAATCACCATCAACACCAAGATCAAAGACCGGAAGAATAAGGCCAGCAAGCCCCAGGGTAAGTAATGTGGATGACGACTCTAGAAGCATGAAGAGTGTACAGTCAGAACGCTGCAGGAGGCATAGTATTGCTGGTTCATCTATTAGAGATGATGAAAGCCTGGCAAGTTCCCCATCTGTTCCAAGTTACATGGCAGCAACAGAATCAGCACGAGCCAGGTCCCGCTTACCAAGTCCTTTGGGTTTCGAAAAGACAGGGACACCAGAGAAGGGAAGTGTTGGTTCTACAAAGAAGAGATTGTCATTCTCAGCATCCCCTGGTGGTGTACCAAGGAGACACTCTGGTCCACCGAAGGTAGAGATATAA